The Streptomyces tubercidicus DNA segment CCGGCGGCATCGGCCGGGCGACGGCGTTCGCCTTCGCGGAGGCCGGTGCGCGGATCATCGTGGTCGACCGGGACGCCGAGGGCGCGGCACGGACCGCCGATATGTCCCGGCTGATCGGCGCACCACAGGCCTGGGCGGAGGTCGTCGATGTCGCGGACGAGACGGCGATGGAGAAGCTGGCCGACACGGTCCATGCGGAGTACGGCACCGTCGATGTGCTGGTGAACAACGCCGGCATCGGCCTGTCCGGCTCCTTTCTCCAGACCGGCACCGAGGACTGGAAGAAGGTCCTGGACGTCAACCTGTGGGGCGTCATCCACGGCTGCCGGATCTTCGGCAAGCGGATGGCGGACCGCGGCCAGGGCGGCCATATCGTCAACATCGCCTCGGCCGCGGCCTTCCAGCCGTCGAAGGTGCTGCCCGCATACAGCGCGTCCAAGGCGGCCGTCCTGATGCTCAGCGAGTGTCTGCGCGCCGAACTGGCTGGTCAGGGCATCGGCGTCTCGGCCGTCTGCCCCGGGCTGGTCAACACCGGTATCACCGCCACCGCCCGCTTCACCGGCGTCTCGGCGGACGAGGAGAAGCGCCGCCAGACCAAAGCCGCGCGGATGTACCGGCTGCGCAACTACCCGCCGGAGAAGGTCGCCGACGCCATCCTGCGTGCGGTGGCCCGCAACCAGGCGGTGGTACCGGTCACCCCCGAAGCCCGCGCCGCCCACCTCCTGTCCCGCTTCGCCCCACGCGCCCTCCGCGCCCTCGCCCGCTTCGAGCCACGGCTGTAGGGGGCGGGGGAAGGAGGGGAGAGAGGGGAGGGAGGGGAGAGAGGGGAGGGAGGGGAGGCTTGGATGCAGCGAACTCGCGGTAGCCAGGGCGGCCGTACCATCCCCCGCAGGAAGGGTCGCCGCGCGCGGCCGTCGTCTGCTCGGCGTCTGCCCCGGCCGCACCGGGCCGGGGCGGGTGCGGTGGGCCACCCGGCCGTCTCGTGGCGCGCGGCAATCTCGTAAGGAGCACCGCAGTGAACGAGCAGCCGCCAACGGCCGAGTCCCGCACCACCGAGTCCCGCGCCGCCGAGCGCCGCACCACCGAGTACCGCATCGAGGATCTGGCTCACCTCAGCGGCGCCACGGTGCGCACGATCCGCGCCTATCAGGACCGTGGACTGCTCCCCCGCCCGGAGCGCCGCGGCCGGGCCAATGTCTACGGCGATGCCCATCTGGCCCGGCTGCGCCAGATCGCCGATCTACTGGACCGCGGCTACACCCTCGCCAGCATCAAGGACCTCCTTGCCGCCTGGGACGCGGGCCGCGACCTCGGCGGGGTCCTGGGCCTGGTCGCCGAGATCGACGGGCCGTGGACCGATGAGGAGGCATCCCGCATCAGTCGCACGGACCTGGACGCCGCCTTTGGTGGCAGCCCCGATGAGACAGTGCTCTCCGAGGCCGTCGAACTGGGCGTCCTGGAACGGATCCCGGGCCGGGACGACGAGTTCCTCGTCCCCAGCCCGCAGGAACTCGCCGTCGCCACCGAACTGCACTCCGCCGGTGTCCCCCTGACAGCGATCTACGGACATCTGCGGGAGGTGCGCGATCAGGTCGAGCACATCGCCGCCCGCTTCGTGGACTTCACCACCGCGCATGTCTTCCAGCAGTTCCTGGATCACCCGCCCACCGAGGCCGAGGCCGC contains these protein-coding regions:
- a CDS encoding MerR family transcriptional regulator yields the protein MNEQPPTAESRTTESRAAERRTTEYRIEDLAHLSGATVRTIRAYQDRGLLPRPERRGRANVYGDAHLARLRQIADLLDRGYTLASIKDLLAAWDAGRDLGGVLGLVAEIDGPWTDEEASRISRTDLDAAFGGSPDETVLSEAVELGVLERIPGRDDEFLVPSPQELAVATELHSAGVPLTAIYGHLREVRDQVEHIAARFVDFTTAHVFQQFLDHPPTEAEAAEAAALIRRLRPLAQQTIDAELARAMRTLATRSLRHHLSEPLPSEARRPTGSVAEAGAATGSVAEAGAATGSVTKPRPASHLSPAPVPAPGPVADPRTAATPAALPESVLLPAEAVQAVRELVGADNTAAFIAAAARREVQARTMDALVAGGSSRADGLGTRDRRY